A window of the Lysinibacillus irui genome harbors these coding sequences:
- a CDS encoding FAD-binding dehydrogenase, which yields MKYDVAIIGAGLAGLVAACELIDAKKKVVLVDQEPENSMGGQAYWSFGGIFLVNSPEQRRLGIKDSKELAWQDWQGTAGFDRLEDEDSWAYKWAKAYVDFAAGEKYDWLKSKGIKFFPVVGWAERGGSLAGGHGNSVPRFHIVWGTGPGIVKPFVDKVKQGIKEGYIDFKPRHRVDEFLQKNGKITGISGTVLAETFINRGEKSSRLGIGEFNYEADAVIVASGGIGANFDLVRKNWPARLGTPPKNMVCGVPAYVDGRMLEITEHVGGRIVNRDRMWHYTEGLKNWDPIWPNHGIRILPGPSSLWFDAEGNRFHAPNFPGFDTLSTLEAIQKTGYDYSWFILTEKIIEKEFALSGSEQNPDLTNKSIGDVLKRIMPGPPAPIQAFKNHGEDFVIAHDLKELVDGMNKLAGNELLDFMKIKEQILARDREMDNKFTKDLQVNAIHGARNYIGDKLVRVAKPHKMLDPKNWPLIAVRLNILTRKTLGGLQTNLNGAVLGMDGQPIPGLYAAGEVSGFGGGGVHGYRALEGTFVGGCLFSGRQVGRYLAQEK from the coding sequence ATGAAATACGATGTTGCAATAATTGGTGCTGGACTTGCAGGGCTAGTTGCAGCTTGTGAGTTAATCGACGCAAAGAAAAAAGTTGTTTTAGTTGATCAGGAGCCTGAAAATTCAATGGGGGGACAGGCATATTGGTCATTTGGTGGGATTTTTTTAGTGAACTCTCCTGAGCAAAGAAGGCTTGGAATTAAAGATAGTAAGGAGCTTGCATGGCAAGATTGGCAAGGGACAGCTGGCTTTGATCGATTAGAGGATGAGGATTCCTGGGCATATAAATGGGCTAAAGCTTATGTTGATTTTGCGGCGGGTGAAAAATATGATTGGTTAAAATCAAAGGGCATCAAATTTTTCCCTGTTGTTGGCTGGGCAGAACGAGGTGGTTCTCTTGCGGGGGGACATGGTAATTCAGTACCAAGGTTTCATATTGTATGGGGAACTGGTCCAGGCATTGTTAAGCCATTTGTTGATAAAGTAAAACAGGGGATCAAAGAAGGATATATTGATTTTAAACCAAGACATCGTGTAGATGAATTTTTGCAAAAAAACGGAAAAATTACTGGCATTAGTGGGACTGTACTAGCGGAAACTTTTATCAATAGAGGTGAAAAAAGCTCAAGACTAGGAATTGGAGAATTTAACTACGAAGCAGATGCTGTAATTGTGGCAAGTGGGGGGATTGGGGCTAATTTTGATTTAGTAAGAAAAAATTGGCCAGCACGATTGGGGACCCCACCTAAAAATATGGTTTGCGGTGTGCCAGCTTATGTTGATGGGAGAATGCTAGAAATCACTGAGCATGTAGGGGGTCGCATTGTGAATCGGGACCGAATGTGGCATTACACAGAGGGGTTAAAAAATTGGGATCCTATTTGGCCCAATCATGGAATACGAATTTTGCCGGGGCCTTCCTCCTTATGGTTTGACGCAGAGGGTAATCGATTTCATGCACCAAATTTCCCAGGATTCGATACGCTTAGCACATTAGAGGCTATTCAAAAAACAGGCTATGATTACTCGTGGTTCATTTTAACTGAAAAAATTATTGAGAAGGAATTTGCACTATCTGGCTCAGAACAAAATCCAGATTTAACAAACAAAAGCATTGGAGATGTTTTGAAACGAATCATGCCAGGTCCACCTGCTCCAATCCAAGCCTTTAAAAATCATGGTGAGGATTTTGTGATTGCTCATGATTTGAAAGAGCTTGTTGATGGTATGAATAAGCTGGCAGGAAATGAGCTACTAGATTTCATGAAAATTAAAGAGCAGATCTTGGCAAGAGACCGAGAAATGGACAATAAATTTACGAAGGATTTACAGGTTAATGCCATTCATGGAGCAAGGAATTATATTGGCGATAAATTGGTGCGTGTTGCCAAACCACATAAAATGTTAGATCCTAAAAATTGGCCATTAATTGCTGTACGATTAAACATCTTAACACGAAAAACTTTAGGTGGCTTACAAACAAATCTGAATGGTGCGGTGTTAGGAATGGATGGTCAGCCAATACCTGGTTTATATGCAGCTGGTGAAGTAAGTGGTTTTGGTGGCGGTGGTGTTCATGGCTACCGTGCTTTGGAAGGCACATTTGTTGGAGGCTGTCTATTTAGTGGACGGCAGGTCGGGCGTTATTTAGCTCAAGAAAAATAA
- the trhO gene encoding oxygen-dependent tRNA uridine(34) hydroxylase TrhO — translation MTQKDYRVLLYYKYITIEDPVAFAEEHLALCKEIGLLGRILVGNEGINGTVSGTIEQTEAYMNHMKTDARFSDIMWKIDEAEGHTFKKMHVRPRREIVHLGLEDDINPLEITGDYLSPKEFMEQMQEDNTVIIDARNDYEYDLGHFRGAVRPDIENFRDLPAWMEAHKEDFADKKILTYCTGGIRCEKFSGWLKREGYGKSVGQLHGGIATYAKDPEVKGQLWDGQMFVFDRRRSVPINQVEHVVVGKDYFTGEPSERYTNCANPECHKLMLCEEKHEAFYMRSCSDECRRAPRNFFVEEHGWSKEQVEEQIAKIAEAQKSK, via the coding sequence TTGACACAAAAAGACTATCGTGTATTACTTTATTATAAATATATTACGATTGAAGACCCAGTAGCCTTTGCAGAAGAACATTTAGCATTATGTAAAGAAATTGGACTTCTTGGTCGTATTTTAGTAGGAAATGAAGGTATTAACGGAACGGTTTCAGGGACCATTGAGCAAACAGAAGCTTACATGAACCATATGAAGACAGATGCTCGTTTTAGTGATATTATGTGGAAAATTGATGAAGCTGAAGGGCATACCTTTAAAAAAATGCATGTACGCCCGCGACGAGAAATTGTTCATTTAGGTTTAGAGGATGATATCAACCCATTAGAAATCACTGGTGATTATTTATCTCCTAAAGAATTTATGGAACAAATGCAAGAAGATAACACCGTAATCATCGATGCACGTAATGACTACGAATATGATTTAGGTCATTTCAGAGGAGCAGTTCGACCTGATATTGAAAATTTCCGTGACTTGCCAGCTTGGATGGAAGCTCATAAAGAAGATTTTGCAGATAAAAAGATTTTAACTTACTGTACAGGTGGTATCCGCTGTGAAAAATTCTCTGGCTGGCTAAAACGCGAGGGCTATGGTAAAAGTGTTGGTCAATTACACGGTGGTATCGCCACGTATGCAAAAGATCCAGAAGTAAAAGGCCAGTTATGGGATGGTCAAATGTTTGTTTTTGACCGTCGTCGAAGTGTACCTATTAATCAAGTGGAACATGTCGTCGTTGGGAAGGATTATTTCACAGGTGAACCTTCTGAACGTTATACAAACTGCGCAAACCCTGAATGTCATAAATTAATGCTTTGCGAGGAAAAGCATGAGGCATTTTATATGCGTAGCTGCTCAGACGAATGTCGTCGTGCACCACGTAACTTCTTCGTTGAAGAACATGGTTGGTCGAAAGAACAGGTTGAAGAGCAAATTGCTAAAATAGCAGAGGCTCAAAAATCAAAGTAA